One region of Bacterioplanoides sp. SCSIO 12839 genomic DNA includes:
- a CDS encoding SDR family oxidoreductase: MANVVITGANRGIGLELAKLYAARGDLVTAICREAGDEIEDIADQTISGIDVTNEQVPEGLQTILAELVEGKIDVLINNAGIFQNETLDNMDADSIRQQFEVNTIAPLMIAHALLPLMGEGSKIANITSRMGSLEDNTSGAYYGYRASKAALNAVGKSLAMDLKPRGIAVAQLHPGFVQTRMVGFNGDITPEQAAEGLAQRIDELSLENTGGFWHSNGQQLPW, from the coding sequence ATGGCAAATGTAGTGATTACCGGTGCTAACCGGGGTATTGGCCTGGAGCTGGCTAAGCTGTATGCCGCTCGTGGCGACCTGGTAACGGCCATCTGCCGTGAAGCGGGTGATGAAATTGAAGATATCGCCGATCAAACCATCAGTGGCATTGATGTAACCAATGAACAGGTACCAGAAGGCTTGCAGACCATTCTGGCCGAGCTGGTGGAAGGCAAAATCGATGTGCTGATTAACAATGCTGGCATCTTTCAGAATGAGACCCTCGATAACATGGATGCTGACAGTATTCGTCAGCAGTTTGAAGTGAATACCATCGCACCACTGATGATTGCTCATGCTTTATTACCGTTAATGGGTGAGGGCAGCAAAATTGCCAATATCACCAGTCGCATGGGGTCGTTAGAAGATAATACTTCTGGCGCCTATTACGGCTACCGAGCATCTAAGGCAGCTTTAAATGCGGTGGGTAAAAGCCTGGCGATGGATTTAAAACCACGAGGTATTGCTGTTGCTCAGTTACATCCGGGGTTTGTACAGACCCGTATGGTTGGCTTTAATGGCGATATCACCCCGGAGCAAGCAGCAGAAGGGCTGGCTCAGCGTATTGATGAGCTGTCGTTGGAAAATACAGGTGGATTCTGGCATTCCAATGGCCAGCAATTGCCCTGGTAA
- a CDS encoding type II toxin-antitoxin system CcdA family antitoxin: protein MQSLYDINAPKKATNLSLNSDLLIKSKALNINLSATLEQCLKEKLADNESKNWASENKNAIKAYNDFVEENGCFSDEFRSF, encoded by the coding sequence ATGCAATCTCTATACGACATAAATGCACCCAAAAAGGCAACAAACCTTAGCCTGAACAGTGACTTACTAATTAAAAGTAAGGCGTTAAACATTAACTTGTCAGCCACGCTGGAACAGTGTCTCAAAGAGAAGCTTGCTGATAACGAGTCGAAAAATTGGGCCAGCGAAAATAAAAATGCCATAAAAGCATATAATGATTTTGTTGAAGAAAATGGCTGTTTTAGTGATGAGTTCAGGTCTTTTTGA
- a CDS encoding outer membrane lipoprotein-sorting protein, producing the protein MKLIKPLASAVLPLLSVSLLLSTSWLQALELEGKSPQEQGYAVAAERKQRDSGWQDSQSSVIMTLRNAQGEESVREMRMKSLEVQNDGDKGLTIFDQPRDVKGTAFLSFSHVNKADDQWLYLPALKRVKRIASRNKSGPFMGSEFSYEDLSSFELEKYQFTLLGEESVNGLDCYKVEQIPTDKYSGYTRQIVWLDKTEFRAQKVEFYDRKKSLLKTLTFADYQQYLDQYWRPLTMLMVNHQTKKSTDLKTLSLEFKTGLKDSDFNKATLKRAR; encoded by the coding sequence ATGAAACTGATTAAACCATTGGCCAGTGCCGTATTGCCACTGCTCAGCGTATCGTTACTGCTTAGCACATCCTGGCTGCAGGCTCTTGAACTGGAAGGTAAGTCACCACAAGAGCAGGGCTATGCGGTAGCCGCTGAGCGCAAACAGCGGGACTCTGGCTGGCAGGATTCTCAGTCCAGCGTCATCATGACGTTGCGCAATGCTCAGGGTGAAGAAAGTGTCCGTGAGATGCGGATGAAAAGCCTGGAAGTGCAGAACGATGGAGATAAAGGTCTCACCATTTTTGATCAGCCGCGCGACGTGAAAGGCACTGCGTTTCTGAGTTTTTCTCATGTGAATAAAGCGGATGACCAATGGTTGTACCTGCCAGCATTAAAGCGGGTAAAACGGATTGCCTCACGCAATAAATCCGGCCCGTTTATGGGCAGCGAATTTTCCTATGAAGATCTCAGTTCCTTTGAACTGGAAAAATATCAGTTTACGTTATTGGGTGAAGAATCCGTCAACGGACTGGATTGTTACAAGGTTGAGCAGATTCCAACGGATAAATATTCCGGTTACACCCGCCAGATTGTATGGCTGGATAAAACAGAGTTTCGTGCTCAGAAAGTGGAATTTTATGATCGCAAAAAATCGTTATTAAAAACCCTGACCTTTGCCGATTATCAGCAATACCTGGATCAATACTGGCGTCCGTTAACGATGCTGATGGTGAATCACCAGACCAAAAAGAGCACCGACTTAAAAACCCTGAGTCTGGAATTTAAAACAGGCCTGAAAGACTCCGACTTTAATAAAGCCACGCTGAAACGTGCGCGTTAA
- a CDS encoding ammonium transporter — translation MTPTEMEALKSAFEMHQAMNIEVFYWWCTAIMFLIHAGFLAYEIGASRVKNALASGMKNILTLSVIIPTFYFFGWWIYNAFPNGFIPVEASAALPWSTSMGPDAKDMGTGIFWAAFALFGATTGSIMSGAVIERIRLSAYLILTIAVGSVLWILAAAWGWHPDGWLTGVLGYHDVGASGVVHAVAGFFSLGVLMNLGPRIGKYVDGKAMAIVPHSMPMALIGLMLIIVGFFGFLGGCIIFNGGETGWTTIYNNPTNLSAFAFNTLMGFAGGVIGAYLTSREPFMTMSGGLAGIITIAAGLDLYYPGLTFMLAVFGGATMPLFGKFLESKGIDDAVGAVAVHGWCGVLGVVFVGLFASGYPNVIEGAPEINFTGQLVSAAIMVALGFIPGYLISFALKKMDMLRVPPEVEAKGLDLVEIPAVPYPETVPAQDIISGTTPATENLTPAAN, via the coding sequence ATGACGCCTACAGAGATGGAAGCGCTGAAAAGCGCTTTTGAAATGCACCAGGCGATGAATATCGAGGTGTTTTACTGGTGGTGTACCGCCATCATGTTTTTGATTCATGCTGGCTTTTTAGCCTATGAAATTGGTGCTTCGCGGGTAAAAAACGCGTTGGCATCCGGCATGAAAAATATTCTGACGTTATCGGTCATTATTCCCACCTTTTATTTCTTCGGTTGGTGGATTTATAACGCCTTCCCGAACGGCTTTATTCCGGTAGAAGCCAGTGCAGCCTTGCCCTGGTCTACCAGTATGGGGCCAGATGCCAAAGACATGGGCACGGGTATTTTCTGGGCGGCGTTTGCGCTGTTTGGTGCAACCACAGGCTCCATTATGTCGGGTGCCGTGATTGAACGTATTCGCTTAAGTGCCTACCTGATTCTGACCATTGCCGTTGGTTCTGTGCTGTGGATTCTCGCCGCTGCCTGGGGCTGGCACCCAGACGGTTGGTTAACCGGTGTATTGGGTTACCACGATGTGGGGGCATCCGGTGTGGTTCACGCAGTTGCAGGTTTCTTCTCTCTCGGTGTGTTAATGAATCTGGGGCCACGTATTGGTAAATACGTTGATGGCAAAGCCATGGCCATTGTGCCGCACAGCATGCCGATGGCATTGATTGGCCTGATGCTGATTATCGTTGGTTTCTTCGGCTTCCTGGGTGGTTGCATCATCTTTAACGGCGGTGAAACCGGCTGGACCACGATTTACAACAACCCAACCAACCTGTCGGCCTTTGCCTTTAATACCTTAATGGGTTTTGCCGGTGGTGTGATTGGTGCTTACCTCACTTCGCGTGAACCCTTTATGACCATGTCGGGTGGCCTGGCAGGCATTATCACCATTGCAGCGGGTCTGGATCTGTATTACCCGGGCCTGACCTTTATGCTGGCGGTATTTGGTGGCGCGACTATGCCTCTGTTTGGCAAATTCCTGGAAAGCAAAGGCATTGATGATGCCGTAGGCGCCGTTGCCGTACACGGCTGGTGTGGTGTGCTGGGCGTGGTATTTGTTGGTTTGTTTGCCTCGGGTTACCCGAACGTGATCGAAGGTGCACCTGAGATTAACTTCACCGGCCAGCTGGTGAGCGCTGCGATTATGGTGGCACTGGGCTTTATCCCGGGTTACCTGATTTCTTTCGCGCTGAAGAAAATGGACATGTTGCGTGTACCACCAGAGGTTGAAGCGAAAGGTCTGGATCTGGTTGAAATTCCAGCCGTGCCTTACCCGGAAACCGTACCAGCACAAGACATTATATCTGGTACCACGCCAGCGACTGAAAACCTGACCCCAGCCGCTAACTGA
- a CDS encoding oxygenase MpaB family protein, translating to MPEIPTRFVYQQQKNTWRATKIRWGFKLLFGHTPNPDDDLVQRFAQSYLQCDETGDAVADELFVKHKAARGMQWLSQGLEQGHESLPGDEVPEFIALLQRAEQQPDWLDRHKLQRGCRVIHRLGRHAMYALGDLALLGGYANSDIAKPLAFTGALNGNSSFDRVSETTSFWYDVTTPGGLEVHAKGYNSAIRVRVMHALVRRRLLQHPDWNSAEWGLPINQGDALATNVAFSMLMVLGCKMLGWRFPDDDIEAVLHLWRYAGYLMGDNDEMLPQTKAEAVDWLYMVALSSRINPDEDSLELAASYLKAFREVPGSGWYQTFVYWLHRVYSGFFIPGDIRKALQLPSTYGLKILPALQAPFVFVTDLVSRFCPVLDKKLQRFGRAGQHYIVSSRLQGREVDFKDKQTMAK from the coding sequence ATGCCTGAGATCCCGACGCGATTTGTTTACCAACAACAAAAGAACACCTGGCGTGCGACTAAAATTCGCTGGGGTTTTAAGCTGCTGTTTGGCCATACGCCCAACCCGGATGATGACTTGGTGCAACGGTTTGCGCAGTCGTATCTGCAGTGTGATGAAACGGGGGATGCCGTTGCTGATGAGCTGTTTGTAAAACACAAAGCTGCGCGTGGCATGCAATGGTTGTCACAGGGTTTAGAGCAAGGCCATGAGTCCTTGCCGGGGGATGAAGTCCCCGAATTTATTGCACTGCTACAGCGGGCTGAGCAACAACCCGACTGGTTAGACCGGCACAAACTCCAGCGTGGCTGCCGAGTGATTCATCGCCTGGGTCGTCATGCCATGTATGCGCTAGGAGATCTGGCATTATTAGGCGGTTATGCCAATTCGGATATCGCCAAGCCGTTAGCCTTTACCGGGGCGTTAAATGGTAACAGCTCGTTTGATCGGGTGTCGGAAACCACCTCATTCTGGTACGACGTCACCACGCCAGGTGGTCTTGAGGTACACGCAAAAGGGTACAACTCGGCGATTCGTGTGCGTGTTATGCATGCACTGGTTCGCCGTCGTTTATTGCAGCACCCGGATTGGAATTCGGCTGAATGGGGATTGCCGATTAATCAGGGAGACGCCTTAGCCACCAATGTGGCCTTTTCGATGTTGATGGTTCTGGGATGCAAGATGTTAGGCTGGCGTTTTCCGGATGACGACATTGAAGCCGTATTACATTTATGGCGTTATGCGGGTTACCTGATGGGGGATAATGATGAGATGTTGCCACAAACCAAAGCCGAAGCGGTTGATTGGCTTTATATGGTCGCGCTTTCCAGCCGTATTAACCCGGATGAAGACAGTCTGGAACTGGCGGCATCTTATCTGAAAGCTTTTCGTGAAGTGCCGGGCAGCGGCTGGTATCAGACATTTGTGTATTGGCTGCATCGTGTGTATTCCGGCTTTTTTATTCCGGGCGATATTCGTAAAGCCTTGCAGTTACCCAGCACCTACGGATTAAAAATATTGCCGGCATTACAGGCGCCGTTTGTGTTTGTTACTGATCTGGTCAGTCGTTTCTGCCCTGTGCTTGATAAAAAACTGCAGCGCTTTGGCCGGGCAGGGCAGCACTATATTGTCTCCAGTCGTTTGCAGGGCAGAGAAGTGGACTTTAAAGATAAACAAACGATGGCGAAATAA
- a CDS encoding CcdB family protein, which produces MSDLATRMVIPLGRLSHFKNEQMQGLTPDIEYEGEKLLLLTPQIASMPSSQLKDPIGSLGHFRDEIVASIDFAITGI; this is translated from the coding sequence ATTTCTGATCTAGCAACGCGAATGGTCATACCTCTTGGCAGGCTGAGTCATTTCAAAAATGAACAGATGCAGGGGTTAACACCAGATATCGAATATGAAGGTGAAAAACTTTTACTGCTAACACCACAAATTGCTTCTATGCCATCGTCTCAACTTAAAGACCCAATTGGTTCTTTGGGTCACTTTAGAGATGAGATTGTTGCATCGATTGATTTTGCTATTACTGGTATTTAA
- a CDS encoding RND family transporter — protein MKHIWLNSVIRHPWITILLVLVLGIGAAIGGKNLYFRGDYKVFFEKEFPQLVAFEEMQRLFNKNDNVSIIVVPKDGSVFTPAMMAQIKELTDEAWQTPYSSRVDSITNYQHTWAEEDDLIVEDLILELDMIDQPLIQRAQDVSTSEPHLVNRLVSADGRVAVVNITVQLPDKENNTQEVVEITEFAKQLTNRFAEQYQTADFYHTGVILMNYSFATEGQKDMSTLIPLMFLAIILMLAILLRSVLAMLATLTVIILTIVATMGLGGWLGYFLSTGTINVPIVVMTLAVADCVHIVASTQFAMRQGKSQQEAVAFAMELNLMPVFITSATTAIGFITLMFSESPVLADFGELCAIGVMLAFVFSVTIMPALLRVLPMRVTVAPEHQGGMERFSDWVVTHHKVLLPVTGIIMLGFAALIPQNQINDEATKYFDTSTEFRQSVDKQEELISGMSLINWALYSDESNGISNPEFLQVVEDFSQWLRQQPEVDHVATISDTIKRLNKSMNADDESYYQLPGERELTAQYLLMYEMSLPYGLDLNNQLNIDKSSTQVVSTLKNLGSKEYVALEQRALEWFAQRAPQYRLAGSSPTLMFSHIGETNMDSMLISMVVAMFLISGLLVVALKSLRLGVISLIPNIMPAAVGFGIWALISGEINLGLSIVVSMTLGIIVDDTVHFLSKYQRARVEGMDTEAAVRYAFSSVGRALVITTLVLCVGFSLLTLSAFRMNADMGLATALIIFIALLVDFLFLPAFLLVADKRELSAGQSSDKAVSHS, from the coding sequence ATGAAGCACATCTGGTTGAACTCTGTTATACGTCACCCCTGGATCACCATTTTATTGGTGTTGGTATTAGGGATTGGCGCAGCGATTGGTGGGAAAAATTTATATTTCCGCGGGGACTATAAAGTCTTTTTTGAAAAAGAATTTCCCCAGCTGGTTGCCTTTGAAGAAATGCAGCGGTTATTTAATAAAAACGATAATGTCTCAATTATTGTGGTTCCTAAAGACGGATCGGTATTTACGCCAGCTATGATGGCGCAAATTAAAGAGCTGACGGACGAAGCCTGGCAAACCCCTTATTCCAGTCGTGTCGACTCGATCACCAACTATCAGCATACCTGGGCTGAAGAAGACGATTTGATCGTTGAAGATCTGATTCTTGAGCTGGATATGATTGATCAGCCATTAATTCAGCGCGCACAAGACGTTTCAACGTCAGAGCCACATTTAGTTAATCGCCTGGTATCGGCAGATGGCCGTGTTGCGGTTGTTAACATTACCGTGCAGCTACCGGATAAAGAAAATAATACCCAGGAAGTGGTCGAAATTACGGAGTTTGCCAAGCAGCTGACCAATCGTTTTGCTGAGCAATACCAAACCGCAGACTTCTATCATACCGGCGTTATCCTGATGAATTACAGTTTCGCCACGGAAGGTCAGAAGGATATGTCGACGCTGATTCCTTTGATGTTTCTGGCCATTATTCTGATGTTGGCCATTTTGTTACGCAGTGTTTTAGCGATGCTGGCCACACTGACGGTCATTATTCTAACCATTGTTGCGACCATGGGGCTGGGCGGTTGGTTAGGTTATTTTCTATCCACTGGTACCATTAATGTGCCCATTGTGGTGATGACACTGGCGGTGGCGGACTGTGTACATATTGTTGCGTCCACCCAGTTTGCAATGCGCCAGGGAAAGTCACAGCAAGAAGCCGTGGCATTTGCCATGGAGCTGAATTTGATGCCGGTTTTTATCACCAGTGCTACCACCGCAATCGGTTTTATTACCCTGATGTTTTCAGAATCTCCGGTATTGGCTGACTTTGGTGAGTTATGTGCGATTGGTGTGATGCTGGCATTTGTTTTTTCCGTGACGATTATGCCAGCGTTATTGCGGGTCTTGCCGATGCGTGTGACCGTAGCGCCAGAACACCAGGGAGGTATGGAGCGCTTTTCCGATTGGGTCGTCACACATCACAAAGTGTTGTTGCCGGTAACCGGAATTATCATGCTCGGTTTTGCCGCTCTGATACCACAAAACCAGATTAATGATGAAGCCACAAAATATTTTGATACCTCGACAGAATTCCGCCAGTCAGTGGATAAGCAGGAAGAACTGATCTCGGGTATGTCACTGATCAACTGGGCGCTTTACAGTGATGAAAGTAATGGTATCAGCAACCCCGAATTTTTACAGGTGGTCGAAGACTTCAGTCAATGGTTACGTCAGCAGCCGGAAGTGGACCATGTGGCAACCATCTCCGATACCATCAAACGCTTGAATAAAAGCATGAATGCGGATGATGAATCCTACTATCAACTGCCCGGAGAACGAGAGTTAACGGCGCAATATCTGCTGATGTACGAGATGTCGTTGCCTTATGGCCTGGATTTAAACAATCAGCTGAATATTGATAAATCATCGACTCAGGTGGTTAGCACACTAAAAAATCTGGGTAGTAAAGAATACGTTGCATTAGAACAACGGGCACTGGAATGGTTTGCACAACGTGCACCGCAATACCGCCTGGCGGGCTCCAGCCCAACGCTGATGTTTTCGCATATTGGCGAAACCAATATGGATAGCATGTTAATCAGCATGGTGGTGGCAATGTTTCTGATTTCAGGCTTATTGGTGGTTGCTCTTAAATCCCTGCGTTTGGGGGTGATCAGCCTGATTCCGAATATTATGCCTGCTGCGGTTGGGTTTGGTATCTGGGCGTTAATTTCAGGTGAGATCAACCTGGGTTTATCCATTGTGGTATCCATGACACTGGGCATCATCGTTGATGATACCGTGCACTTTTTATCGAAATACCAACGTGCCCGGGTCGAGGGGATGGATACTGAAGCCGCCGTTCGTTATGCCTTTTCCAGCGTTGGGCGTGCGCTTGTTATCACCACGTTGGTGCTGTGTGTAGGCTTCTCGTTGTTGACGTTGTCGGCTTTCCGTATGAATGCGGATATGGGGCTGGCCACCGCACTGATTATCTTTATTGCGCTGTTGGTAGACTTTTTATTCCTGCCAGCTTTTTTATTGGTGGCGGATAAGCGTGAACTGTCTGCCGGACAAAGCAGCGATAAAGCTGTTTCTCATTCATAA
- a CDS encoding YceI family protein, producing the protein MRLILLFLPLLAVYSTAHADWQLNNARSELSFVATKDARVADNHYFTRLSGSVSSSGEAELLIDTASVETNIAIRDRRLRNILFRIAEYPQAKVNLSVRAGLLKPQPAGSVQYTNVNAQLFMVGATQLQTARLAIYHLADGAVEVSTIEPVLVDSEDFGLLPAVNQLREMAGLKSLTIKVPVSFRLVFEPL; encoded by the coding sequence ATGCGCCTGATACTCCTGTTTTTACCGCTGCTGGCGGTATATTCGACCGCACATGCCGACTGGCAACTGAATAATGCCCGCTCAGAGCTCAGCTTTGTGGCAACCAAGGATGCACGCGTCGCCGACAACCACTACTTCACTCGCTTATCAGGCTCCGTCAGCAGCTCCGGAGAAGCCGAACTGCTGATTGATACCGCCTCGGTAGAGACAAACATCGCCATTCGTGATCGTCGTTTGCGCAATATTTTGTTTCGTATCGCTGAATACCCGCAAGCCAAGGTGAACCTTTCCGTTCGCGCCGGGCTGCTCAAACCTCAGCCTGCTGGCAGCGTTCAATACACCAACGTTAATGCGCAATTATTTATGGTGGGTGCGACTCAGCTTCAGACCGCCCGCCTGGCGATCTATCACCTGGCGGATGGCGCGGTTGAGGTCAGCACCATTGAGCCAGTTCTGGTCGACAGCGAAGACTTTGGCTTATTACCCGCCGTTAACCAGCTGCGTGAAATGGCTGGTCTAAAAAGCCTGACCATCAAAGTGCCTGTCTCCTTCCGGCTTGTGTTTGAACCGCTGTAA
- a CDS encoding TetR/AcrR family transcriptional regulator, whose amino-acid sequence MTELSKAEQKRFAREEELVDLAIAIIAEQGPGSLTLEKLTSRSAYSKGTIYNHFCSKEDCLSALCCRAVTSMLKLFEQAYAFQGSGREKALAIHYCYQLYSRIHPTLFQVVLTGKAPGVREKTSESRICQLDELEQKINAFSDSMFHQAFKAGEIQRDDLGVETLTFANWAMSFGSLALASSASDATAVSRLDHEFLLLNNINLLLDGIGWQPLSSDWDYAASWQRIADHFQHHHKNNI is encoded by the coding sequence ATGACCGAGTTAAGCAAAGCAGAACAAAAACGATTCGCCAGAGAAGAGGAGCTGGTGGATCTGGCGATTGCTATTATCGCCGAGCAAGGACCCGGCTCACTCACGCTGGAGAAGCTCACCAGCCGCTCGGCTTATTCCAAAGGCACCATTTACAACCATTTTTGCAGTAAGGAAGATTGCCTCAGTGCGTTGTGCTGTCGTGCTGTGACCTCGATGTTAAAGCTGTTTGAGCAGGCTTATGCTTTTCAGGGCTCTGGTCGGGAAAAAGCCCTGGCCATTCACTATTGTTACCAGCTTTATTCCAGAATTCATCCAACCTTGTTTCAGGTGGTATTAACCGGTAAAGCGCCCGGCGTCCGTGAAAAAACATCCGAATCACGCATTTGTCAGCTGGATGAATTGGAACAGAAAATTAATGCGTTCAGTGACTCTATGTTTCATCAGGCGTTTAAGGCCGGAGAAATTCAGCGCGATGATCTCGGCGTTGAGACCCTGACATTTGCAAACTGGGCAATGTCTTTTGGCAGCCTGGCACTCGCCAGTTCGGCGTCTGATGCCACCGCGGTTTCACGTTTAGATCATGAGTTTTTATTGCTGAACAATATCAACCTGTTGCTGGATGGTATTGGCTGGCAGCCGTTGTCGTCCGATTGGGATTATGCTGCCAGCTGGCAACGTATTGCCGATCATTTTCAACATCATCATAAAAATAATATCTGA
- a CDS encoding fatty acid desaturase, translated as MNNDNNATQKRDIESEKPPLNWVPVIMFSVTTLVSLTLVPWYGIAYGYETSAWVACVVITWMTGMAITGGYHRLWSHNAYQAHWSLRIWYALWGAMAFQNSILSWSSGHRVHHRYCDDVELDPYSAKRGLWFSHMGWMLRKYKSGEVNFDNVKNLMKDPIVMWQHKYYAPIALGMNIGVPLLLGILFDNIWGMLLLAGFLRIVVAHHITFFINSIAHKWGSQPYTDKNTARDNAFFAFLTHGEGYHNYHHIFQNDYRNGIRWFHWDPTKWFIKACSWVGLTWDLKVVPDIKIKRAQLKMQFQRAQEKLANAQSKDPAKLEQWAAMLEKEYDEFKVMLNEWTELQTVKYAETKRSLAEKWEKAALRTRYKELEYSLKMQQQRLKLMTAQFAS; from the coding sequence ATGAACAACGATAATAACGCCACACAAAAACGCGATATTGAATCTGAAAAGCCACCATTGAACTGGGTGCCTGTGATTATGTTCAGTGTGACCACGCTGGTCTCACTGACGCTGGTGCCCTGGTATGGTATCGCATACGGGTATGAAACTTCGGCCTGGGTGGCCTGTGTGGTCATTACCTGGATGACCGGCATGGCAATCACGGGGGGTTATCATCGCTTGTGGTCTCACAATGCTTATCAGGCGCACTGGAGCTTACGTATCTGGTACGCCTTGTGGGGAGCCATGGCATTCCAAAACAGTATTTTGTCGTGGAGTTCGGGCCACCGTGTTCATCACCGCTACTGTGATGATGTGGAGCTTGACCCTTATTCCGCCAAGCGTGGCTTATGGTTCTCTCACATGGGTTGGATGCTGCGCAAATACAAAAGTGGCGAAGTGAACTTTGATAACGTTAAAAACCTGATGAAAGACCCGATTGTGATGTGGCAGCACAAATATTACGCGCCAATTGCATTGGGCATGAACATTGGTGTACCGCTGTTGTTGGGCATCCTGTTTGACAACATCTGGGGCATGCTGCTGTTAGCGGGCTTCTTGCGTATTGTGGTGGCACACCACATTACTTTCTTTATTAACTCCATTGCACACAAGTGGGGTTCACAGCCTTATACGGATAAAAACACCGCCCGTGATAATGCGTTTTTTGCCTTCCTGACCCACGGTGAGGGTTATCACAACTACCACCATATTTTTCAGAACGATTACCGCAATGGCATTCGCTGGTTCCACTGGGACCCAACCAAGTGGTTTATCAAAGCCTGTTCATGGGTTGGCCTGACGTGGGATTTGAAAGTGGTTCCGGATATTAAAATCAAACGTGCACAGCTGAAGATGCAATTCCAGCGTGCTCAGGAAAAACTGGCGAACGCTCAAAGCAAAGATCCAGCAAAACTGGAGCAGTGGGCAGCGATGCTGGAGAAAGAATACGATGAGTTTAAGGTGATGCTGAATGAATGGACTGAATTACAGACCGTTAAGTATGCAGAAACCAAACGCTCATTGGCTGAGAAATGGGAAAAAGCGGCTCTGCGTACCCGTTATAAAGAGCTGGAATATTCGTTGAAAATGCAGCAGCAGCGCCTCAAACTGATGACCGCGCAATTTGCTTCTTAA
- a CDS encoding flavin reductase family protein, which produces MNLDFSDMTPTQIYHCLVQTVLPRPVAWIMTEQENGKKNLAPFSFFAPVCSNPPTMVVSIGNKSAEQSKDTFANLQRSQRCVLHIASMAQLEALNSSAATLADDESEVEKLGLKVETFGEHNIGRIEGAPVAFECRLQQVVELGPAPQHIVFLEIERAWLDDTVAQEVNGRLTVSAEQLDPVARLGGTEYAALGDLFSLPRPQ; this is translated from the coding sequence ATGAATCTCGACTTTTCTGATATGACCCCGACTCAGATTTATCACTGCCTGGTACAGACGGTGCTGCCGCGCCCGGTTGCGTGGATCATGACCGAGCAGGAAAACGGTAAAAAAAATCTAGCTCCCTTTTCGTTTTTTGCTCCGGTTTGTTCCAATCCGCCCACCATGGTGGTGTCGATTGGCAATAAATCCGCCGAACAAAGCAAAGATACCTTTGCCAACTTACAACGCAGTCAGCGCTGTGTGTTGCATATCGCTTCGATGGCACAGTTAGAGGCGCTAAACAGCAGTGCGGCTACCTTGGCAGACGATGAAAGCGAGGTGGAAAAACTGGGGCTTAAGGTAGAAACGTTTGGTGAACATAATATCGGCCGGATAGAGGGCGCACCGGTGGCGTTTGAGTGTCGCCTGCAGCAAGTGGTGGAACTGGGGCCGGCACCACAACATATTGTATTCCTGGAGATTGAGCGTGCCTGGTTAGATGATACCGTTGCTCAAGAGGTTAATGGCCGATTGACGGTGTCGGCTGAACAGCTCGACCCGGTTGCCCGTTTAGGCGGAACTGAATATGCAGCTCTGGGAGATTTGTTTTCTTTGCCGCGTCCGCAGTAG